In a genomic window of Pseudomonas putida:
- a CDS encoding response regulator transcription factor, whose amino-acid sequence MSTVLIVDDHPVIRGALKIVLKQEGFQRIHEVDSGNEVLPMIREHKPNLVVLDLNLPSLDGLEVLARIKAGHMGIRVVVFTSQEPLFYQDRCMRAGASAYVAKTNNLEHLQKAIHAVMAGYTYFAQLPSSSVLMNPLQRSEKEMIDQLSDRELTIFQHLARGISNKEIAAVLHLSHKTVSTYKTRLVEKLNVESSVHLRDLALRNHLI is encoded by the coding sequence ATGAGTACAGTGCTCATTGTGGACGATCACCCGGTAATTCGCGGTGCCCTCAAAATCGTACTCAAACAGGAGGGATTTCAGCGCATACATGAAGTTGACAGCGGGAACGAAGTCTTGCCCATGATCCGAGAGCACAAACCGAATTTGGTGGTATTGGATTTGAACCTGCCATCGCTCGACGGGCTGGAGGTGCTGGCGCGGATCAAGGCGGGCCACATGGGCATTCGGGTGGTGGTCTTCACCTCTCAGGAGCCGTTGTTCTATCAGGATCGATGCATGCGGGCGGGGGCGTCAGCCTATGTCGCCAAGACCAATAACCTTGAGCATCTGCAAAAAGCCATTCATGCCGTGATGGCCGGCTACACCTACTTCGCCCAGCTCCCCTCCAGTTCGGTGTTGATGAACCCGTTGCAGCGCAGTGAAAAAGAGATGATCGATCAGTTGTCGGACCGTGAACTGACCATCTTCCAGCACCTGGCGCGGGGTATCAGCAACAAGGAGATCGCCGCCGTCCTGCACTTGAGCCACAAGACCGTCAGTACCTACAAAACCAGGCTGGTCGAAAAGCTCAACGTGGAGTCTTCGGTGCACCTGCGTGATCTTGCCCTGCGTAATCATCTGATCTGA
- the mgtA gene encoding magnesium-translocating P-type ATPase: MNLTLLKEFFAGFLRTRHIARHFRRLALLENFTDTSVSREVPPTLAQTLVSAATSDTGELLGKLGSHTDGLNEEEAAALREQFGLNEVEHEQPLPWWVHLWHCYKNPFNLLLTLLAVISWLTEDLKAAIVIFSMVVLSTLLRFWQESKSNQAADALKAMVSNTATVLRRDLENSSARRIELPIKELVPGDLIVLSAGDMIPADCRVLSAKDLFVSQAAMTGESMPVEKFPRQQDHETLNPLDLDNILFMGTNVVSGTAMALILTTGNNTYFGALAQRVGATDREPTSFQNGVNKVSWLLIRFMFVMAPLVLFINGFTKGDWMQALLFALSIAVGLTPEMLPMIVTSTLAKGAVFLSRKKVIVKRLDAIQNFGAMDVLCTDKTGTLTQDKIFLARNVDVWGNDSDDVLEMAYLNSYYQTGLKNLLDVAVLEHVEIYRELKVGTAFRKVDEIPFDFTRRRMSVVVAEREQPHLLICKGAVEEVLAVCTRVRHGEVDEPLNEALLARIRQVTATFNAEGLRVVAVAARPMIEGRDAYSLADEQQLTLIGYVAFLDPPKESTAPALKALAEHGVAVKVLTGDNELVTAKICREVGLEQQGLLLGNDIERMSDAELAVAVEHTNVFAKLTPSHKERIVRLLKGNGHVVGFMGDGINDAPALRTADIGISVDSAVDIAKEAADIILLEKSLMVLEEGVLEGRRTFANMLKYIKMTASSNFGNVFSVLVASAFIPFLPMLPMHLLVQNLLYDISQIAIPFDNVDADLLKKPQRWQPADVGRFMLFFGPISSVFDITTFALMWYVFDANTPDHQTLFQSGWFMVGLLTQTLIVHMIRTPKVPFLQSRAATPLMVMTGIIMAVGIFLPMGPLAHYFKLQALPSLYFVFLPLILLAYMGLTQAVKGFYIRRFGWQ; the protein is encoded by the coding sequence ATGAACCTGACCCTGCTCAAGGAATTCTTCGCCGGATTCCTGCGCACCCGCCACATCGCCCGGCACTTCCGTCGCCTGGCGCTGCTGGAAAACTTCACCGATACCAGCGTCAGTCGCGAGGTACCGCCCACCTTGGCGCAGACGCTGGTCAGCGCGGCCACCAGTGACACGGGCGAGCTGCTGGGCAAACTCGGCAGTCACACCGATGGCTTGAACGAAGAGGAGGCGGCAGCGCTGCGCGAGCAATTCGGCCTCAATGAGGTCGAGCACGAGCAACCGCTGCCGTGGTGGGTTCACCTGTGGCACTGCTACAAGAACCCGTTCAACTTGCTGCTGACCTTGCTGGCCGTCATCTCCTGGCTGACCGAAGACCTGAAGGCGGCCATCGTGATTTTCTCCATGGTTGTTCTCTCGACCTTGCTGCGCTTCTGGCAGGAGAGCAAATCCAACCAGGCCGCCGACGCGCTCAAGGCCATGGTGAGCAACACCGCGACCGTGCTGCGCCGCGATCTGGAAAACAGCAGTGCCCGGCGAATCGAGTTGCCGATCAAGGAACTGGTGCCGGGGGATCTGATCGTGTTGTCGGCGGGCGACATGATCCCCGCCGATTGCCGGGTACTCAGCGCCAAGGACCTGTTTGTCAGCCAGGCGGCGATGACCGGTGAATCGATGCCGGTGGAGAAGTTTCCCCGTCAGCAAGACCACGAGACCCTCAATCCCCTGGACCTGGACAACATTCTGTTCATGGGCACCAACGTGGTCTCTGGCACCGCCATGGCGCTGATTCTCACCACGGGCAACAACACGTATTTCGGCGCCCTGGCGCAACGGGTCGGCGCCACCGATCGCGAACCCACCTCGTTCCAGAACGGGGTCAACAAAGTCAGCTGGCTGTTGATCCGCTTCATGTTCGTCATGGCGCCGCTGGTGTTGTTCATCAACGGCTTCACCAAGGGCGACTGGATGCAGGCGCTGTTGTTTGCGCTGTCGATTGCCGTGGGCCTGACCCCGGAAATGCTGCCGATGATCGTCACCTCGACCCTGGCCAAGGGCGCGGTGTTCCTGTCGCGCAAGAAGGTCATCGTCAAGCGCCTGGACGCGATCCAGAACTTCGGCGCCATGGATGTGCTGTGCACCGACAAGACCGGCACCCTGACCCAGGACAAGATCTTCCTGGCGCGCAATGTCGATGTCTGGGGCAACGATTCCGACGACGTGCTGGAGATGGCCTACCTCAACAGCTACTACCAGACCGGCCTGAAAAATCTGCTGGACGTGGCGGTGCTCGAACACGTGGAAATCTATCGCGAGTTGAAGGTGGGCACGGCGTTTCGCAAGGTCGACGAGATCCCGTTCGACTTCACGCGCCGGCGCATGTCGGTGGTGGTGGCCGAGCGTGAACAACCGCATCTGCTGATCTGCAAGGGGGCGGTGGAAGAGGTGCTGGCGGTGTGCACCCGGGTGCGTCACGGTGAAGTGGATGAGCCGTTGAATGAAGCGTTGCTGGCGCGGATTCGCCAGGTCACGGCCACTTTCAATGCCGAAGGTCTGCGGGTGGTGGCGGTAGCCGCACGGCCGATGATCGAAGGGCGCGATGCCTACAGCCTGGCCGATGAGCAGCAACTGACGCTGATCGGCTACGTGGCGTTCCTCGATCCACCCAAGGAGAGCACCGCACCGGCGCTCAAGGCCTTGGCCGAACACGGCGTGGCGGTGAAGGTGCTGACCGGTGACAACGAACTGGTGACCGCGAAGATTTGCCGCGAAGTCGGGCTGGAACAACAGGGTTTGCTGCTGGGCAACGACATCGAGCGCATGAGCGATGCCGAACTGGCGGTGGCGGTGGAGCACACCAACGTCTTCGCCAAACTGACGCCGTCGCACAAGGAACGCATCGTGCGCCTGCTCAAGGGCAACGGGCATGTGGTCGGATTCATGGGCGACGGGATCAACGACGCGCCGGCGCTGCGCACCGCCGACATCGGTATTTCGGTGGACAGCGCGGTGGACATCGCCAAGGAAGCGGCGGACATCATCCTGCTGGAGAAGAGCCTGATGGTGCTGGAGGAGGGCGTGCTGGAAGGGCGGCGGACCTTCGCCAACATGCTCAAGTACATCAAGATGACCGCCAGTTCCAACTTCGGCAACGTGTTCTCGGTGCTGGTGGCCAGCGCGTTCATTCCGTTCCTGCCGATGCTGCCGATGCACCTGCTGGTGCAGAACCTGCTCTACGACATTTCGCAGATCGCGATCCCGTTCGACAACGTCGACGCCGACCTGCTGAAAAAACCGCAACGCTGGCAACCGGCGGATGTCGGGCGGTTCATGCTGTTCTTCGGGCCGATCAGCTCGGTGTTCGACATCACCACCTTCGCCCTGATGTGGTACGTGTTCGACGCCAACACCCCGGACCACCAGACCCTGTTCCAGTCCGGCTGGTTCATGGTCGGCCTGCTGACCCAGACGCTGATCGTGCACATGATCCGCACGCCGAAAGTGCCGTTCCTGCAAAGCCGCGCGGCGACGCCGTTGATGGTGATGACCGGGATCATCATGGCCGTGGGGATTTTCCTGCCGATGGGACCGTTGGCGCACTACTTCAAACTGCAGGCGCTGCCGTCTTTGTACTTTGTGTTCTTGCCGCTGATTTTGCTGGCGTACATGGGCCTGACCCAGGCGGTGAAGGGGTTCTACATTCGGCGGTTTGGCTGGCAATAA
- a CDS encoding thioesterase II family protein, whose translation MTQLTLLCLPYSGASAMVYSRWRNKLPHWLKLQPVELPGRGARFGEPLHTDMRRLALQLAQEHKQTLKAPYALFGHSLGALLACEMAHAFRSLGCPEPVALFASGTAAPTMREDYDRGFAQPKTDAELIEQLRTLNGTSEEVLANQELMSLTLPILRADFQLCGRFEPVQRPLLNCPVHVLGGKADRATTEQLIGWSEETRGSFSVDMLGGGHFFIHEHEAKVLKLIKDQLEVHHRRHAKAAYA comes from the coding sequence GTGACCCAGCTGACATTGCTGTGCCTGCCTTATTCTGGCGCGAGCGCCATGGTTTACAGCCGCTGGCGCAACAAACTGCCGCACTGGCTGAAACTGCAGCCGGTGGAGCTGCCGGGGCGAGGGGCGCGGTTCGGCGAGCCGCTGCACACCGACATGCGCCGGCTGGCGCTGCAACTGGCACAGGAACACAAACAAACCCTGAAGGCTCCGTACGCCTTGTTCGGCCACAGCCTCGGTGCCTTGCTGGCTTGCGAGATGGCCCATGCGTTTCGCTCGCTGGGCTGCCCGGAACCGGTGGCGCTGTTCGCTTCCGGCACCGCAGCACCCACGATGCGCGAGGATTACGACCGCGGTTTTGCCCAGCCCAAAACCGACGCCGAACTGATCGAGCAACTGCGCACGCTCAATGGCACCAGCGAGGAAGTGCTGGCCAACCAGGAATTGATGAGCCTGACCCTGCCGATCCTGCGCGCCGACTTCCAGTTATGCGGGCGCTTCGAACCCGTGCAGCGCCCGTTGCTCAACTGCCCGGTGCATGTGCTCGGCGGCAAGGCCGACCGGGCCACCACCGAGCAGTTGATCGGCTGGAGCGAGGAAACCCGAGGCAGCTTTTCCGTGGACATGCTCGGTGGCGGGCATTTCTTCATTCATGAGCACGAGGCCAAGGTGCTCAAGCTAATCAAGGATCAGCTTGAAGTTCACCATCGGCGACATGCGAAGGCGGCCTACGCCTGA
- a CDS encoding MFS transporter — protein sequence MANPYRELFNAPGSRAFVLAGMIARMPISMTGIGLITMLSQLQGGYGLAGAVAATFALATAFCAPQVSRLVDRFGQRRILPVSALIGGGALLMVLLCTRLQAPHWTLFVFAAIAGCMPSMSAMVRARWTELYRGQPQLQTAYALESVLDEVCFIVGPPLSVGLCVVAFPEAGPLAALLMLAIGVTAFVLQRSTEPAIHPHEEHHKGSIIRSLDIQLLMLLMIAMGTIVGVVDVVSVAFAQQQGQPAAASIVLSVYAIGSCLAGLAFGALRSKVPLPRLFLYGGVATAVTTLPLLLAVNILGLSLAVFVAGLFFAPTLIVAMALVEQIVPPAKLTEGLTWLVTGLSIGVAIGAASSGWMVDAFGARSGFWVAIAAGGVVLGSAIQSYRHLK from the coding sequence ATGGCAAACCCCTACCGCGAACTGTTCAACGCCCCCGGCAGCCGCGCCTTCGTCCTGGCCGGGATGATCGCGCGCATGCCGATTTCCATGACCGGTATCGGCCTGATCACCATGCTCTCGCAGTTGCAGGGTGGCTACGGTCTGGCGGGCGCGGTGGCGGCGACCTTTGCCCTGGCCACGGCGTTTTGTGCGCCGCAGGTGTCGCGACTGGTGGACCGTTTTGGCCAGCGCCGGATCCTCCCCGTGTCGGCGCTGATCGGCGGCGGGGCGCTGCTGATGGTGTTGCTCTGCACCCGTTTGCAGGCCCCGCACTGGACGCTGTTCGTGTTCGCCGCCATCGCCGGCTGCATGCCGAGCATGTCGGCGATGGTGCGGGCGCGCTGGACCGAGTTGTATCGCGGCCAGCCGCAATTGCAGACCGCCTATGCGCTGGAGTCGGTGCTCGATGAGGTCTGTTTCATCGTCGGTCCGCCTTTATCGGTGGGCCTGTGCGTGGTGGCGTTCCCCGAGGCCGGGCCGCTGGCAGCGTTGCTGATGCTGGCCATCGGCGTCACCGCGTTTGTGCTGCAACGCAGTACCGAACCGGCGATTCACCCTCACGAAGAACATCACAAGGGCTCGATAATCCGCTCGCTGGACATCCAGTTGCTGATGCTGTTGATGATCGCCATGGGCACCATCGTCGGTGTTGTGGATGTGGTCAGCGTGGCCTTCGCCCAGCAGCAGGGGCAACCGGCTGCGGCGAGCATCGTGTTGTCGGTGTATGCCATCGGTTCCTGCCTGGCGGGACTGGCCTTCGGCGCGCTGCGCTCGAAAGTGCCGCTGCCGCGCTTGTTCCTTTACGGCGGGGTGGCGACGGCGGTGACGACCTTGCCGTTGCTCTTGGCGGTGAACATTCTCGGCTTGTCGCTGGCGGTGTTCGTCGCCGGGCTGTTCTTTGCCCCAACCCTGATTGTCGCCATGGCGCTGGTGGAGCAGATCGTCCCGCCGGCCAAGCTCACCGAAGGCCTGACCTGGCTGGTCACCGGGTTGAGCATCGGCGTGGCGATCGGTGCGGCCAGTTCCGGGTGGATGGTGGATGCGTTCGGGGCGCGTAGCGGGTTTTGGGTGGCGATTGCGGCGGGGGGGGTGGTGTTGGGCTCAGCCATTCAAAGCTATCGCCACTTGAAATGA
- a CDS encoding glycoside hydrolase family 15 protein, with product MADHPERQSPIDAHGIIGDMRSAALVNDKGSVDFFCWPEFDSPSIFCSLLDTPEAGIFQLSPDLPDARREQIYLPDTNVLLTRWLSDRAVVEITDLLPIGDTEDDLPLLMRRVRVVSGKASFHLHCAVRHDYARADTRARADKNGVVFEATDQPSLRLSSDQPIKINGSAAVARFTLEQDQTAEFLLGAIDDPRFKEGAADLCLERTLKFWRDWIGQSNYRGRWREMVNRSALAMKLLTSRKHGAILAAATFGLPETVGGSRNWDYRYTWIRDASFTVYAFMRLGFTEEANAYMRWLRGRVSDCHGQSMKLNILYGIDGRQELPEIELTHLSGHGGAQPVRIGNLAYAQVQLDIFGELMDAVYLVNKYGEAISHEGWKHTVEVVDQVCETWEQEDVGIWEMRGEQHHFLHSRLMCWVALDRAIRLASKRSLPAPFARWDQTRQAIYADIWDNFWDDQRGHFVQHIGGTGLDGSMLLMPLVRFVSAKDPRWLATLDAIEKSLVRDGMVYRYCNEHTHIDGLPGTEGAFAACSFWYVECLARAGRVEKAHLEFEQLLRYANPLGLYAEEFDSHGRHMGNTPQALTHLALISAACFLDRKLSGEKGFWQP from the coding sequence ATGGCCGACCACCCCGAACGCCAAAGCCCCATCGACGCCCACGGCATCATCGGCGACATGCGCAGCGCCGCCCTGGTCAATGACAAAGGCAGTGTGGATTTCTTCTGCTGGCCGGAATTCGACAGCCCGTCGATTTTCTGTTCGCTGCTGGACACCCCCGAGGCCGGCATCTTCCAGCTGTCTCCGGATCTGCCCGACGCCCGCCGCGAGCAAATCTACCTGCCCGACACCAACGTGTTGCTGACCCGCTGGCTCAGCGACCGCGCCGTGGTGGAAATCACCGATCTGCTGCCCATTGGCGACACCGAGGACGACTTGCCGCTGCTTATGCGCCGGGTGCGGGTGGTCAGTGGCAAGGCGAGTTTTCATCTGCATTGCGCCGTGCGCCATGACTACGCCCGCGCCGACACCCGTGCCCGTGCGGACAAGAACGGCGTGGTCTTTGAAGCCACAGACCAACCGTCATTGCGCTTGTCTTCGGACCAACCCATAAAGATCAACGGCAGCGCCGCTGTCGCCCGGTTCACCCTCGAACAGGACCAGACCGCCGAGTTCCTGCTCGGCGCCATCGACGACCCGCGCTTCAAGGAAGGCGCCGCGGATTTGTGCCTGGAACGCACCCTGAAGTTTTGGCGCGACTGGATCGGCCAGTCCAACTATCGCGGGCGCTGGCGAGAAATGGTCAACCGCTCGGCACTGGCGATGAAGCTTTTGACCTCGCGCAAACACGGCGCGATCCTCGCCGCCGCCACCTTCGGCCTGCCGGAAACCGTCGGCGGCTCACGCAACTGGGACTATCGCTACACCTGGATCCGCGACGCCTCGTTCACCGTCTACGCCTTCATGCGCCTGGGCTTCACCGAAGAGGCCAACGCCTACATGCGCTGGCTGCGCGGCCGGGTCAGCGACTGTCATGGCCAATCGATGAAGCTCAACATCCTCTACGGCATCGATGGCCGCCAGGAACTGCCGGAAATCGAACTCACCCATCTGTCCGGCCACGGTGGCGCGCAACCGGTGCGCATCGGCAACCTGGCGTATGCGCAAGTGCAGCTCGACATCTTCGGCGAGCTGATGGATGCGGTGTACCTGGTCAACAAATACGGCGAAGCCATTTCCCATGAAGGCTGGAAACACACGGTGGAAGTGGTCGATCAGGTCTGCGAAACCTGGGAACAGGAAGACGTCGGCATCTGGGAAATGCGCGGCGAGCAACACCACTTCCTGCACTCGCGACTAATGTGCTGGGTGGCACTGGACCGCGCGATCCGCCTGGCCTCGAAACGCTCCCTGCCCGCCCCGTTCGCCCGCTGGGACCAGACCCGCCAGGCGATCTACGCCGACATCTGGGACAACTTCTGGGATGACCAGCGCGGGCATTTCGTCCAGCACATCGGCGGCACCGGCCTGGACGGCTCGATGCTGCTGATGCCACTGGTGCGCTTCGTCAGCGCCAAGGACCCGCGCTGGCTCGCCACCCTCGATGCCATCGAAAAAAGCCTGGTACGCGATGGCATGGTCTACCGCTATTGCAACGAACACACCCACATCGACGGCCTGCCCGGCACCGAAGGCGCCTTCGCCGCGTGCTCCTTCTGGTACGTCGAATGCCTGGCCCGCGCGGGCCGGGTGGAAAAGGCGCATCTGGAGTTCGAGCAGTTGCTGCGGTATGCCAATCCGTTGGGGCTGTATGCCGAGGAATTCGACAGTCACGGGCGGCACATGGGCAATACGCCGCAAGCACTGACGCATCTGGCGTTGATCAGTGCGGCGTGTTTTCTGGATCGGAAGTTGAGTGGGGAGAAGGGGTTTTGGCAGCCGTGA
- a CDS encoding GlxA family transcriptional regulator, with the protein MTKTIHVLAFTNVQLLDVTGPLQVFASANDIARQQGLPAPYAPTVIASSGGAVMSSAGLVMLAEPLPEQGSDTLIIAGGWGVYAAAQDPALVAWVREHGVLCRRVASVCTGAFLLAASGWLDGRRVVTHWTRCEQLAQQHPQLQVEPNPIFINDGPVWTSAGVTAGIDLALAMVEEDLGRSMALEVARQLVVFLKRPGGQSQFSVTLSLQHEGNRFDELHAWISENLTKDLGIPTLALQAGMSERSFVRHYRADTGQTPARAIELIRVETARRLLSDTGVPIKRVAVQCGFGSEETLRRSFLRAMGVTPQAYRERFSVSAEADPAVP; encoded by the coding sequence ATGACCAAGACCATTCATGTGCTGGCATTCACCAACGTGCAATTGCTCGATGTCACAGGGCCCTTGCAGGTGTTCGCCTCGGCCAACGACATCGCCCGCCAACAAGGCTTGCCCGCACCCTATGCACCAACGGTGATCGCCAGCAGCGGCGGGGCGGTGATGTCGTCGGCAGGGTTGGTAATGCTGGCCGAGCCCTTGCCGGAGCAGGGTAGCGACACCCTGATCATCGCCGGAGGCTGGGGTGTGTATGCGGCGGCGCAAGACCCGGCGCTGGTGGCGTGGGTGCGCGAACATGGGGTGTTATGCCGGCGGGTGGCCTCGGTGTGCACCGGGGCATTCTTGCTGGCGGCCAGCGGCTGGCTCGATGGCCGGCGCGTGGTGACCCACTGGACCCGCTGCGAGCAACTGGCGCAGCAGCACCCGCAATTGCAGGTCGAACCCAATCCCATCTTCATCAACGACGGCCCGGTCTGGACCTCCGCCGGGGTCACCGCCGGCATCGATCTGGCACTGGCAATGGTCGAAGAAGACCTCGGCCGCAGCATGGCCCTGGAAGTCGCCCGGCAACTGGTGGTGTTCCTCAAGCGTCCCGGTGGCCAGTCACAATTCAGCGTGACCCTGTCCTTACAGCACGAAGGCAATCGTTTCGACGAACTTCACGCCTGGATCAGCGAAAACCTCACCAAGGACCTCGGCATCCCGACCCTGGCCCTGCAAGCCGGCATGAGCGAACGCAGCTTCGTGCGTCACTACCGCGCCGACACCGGCCAGACCCCGGCCCGGGCCATCGAACTGATCCGCGTCGAAACCGCACGCCGCCTGCTCAGCGACACCGGCGTGCCGATCAAGCGGGTCGCGGTGCAATGCGGGTTTGGCAGTGAAGAGACGTTGCGCCGCAGTTTCCTGCGAGCCATGGGCGTGACACCGCAGGCTTATCGGGAGCGGTTTTCGGTCAGTGCTGAAGCAGATCCAGCAGTGCCTTGA
- the inhA gene encoding isonitrile hydratase: protein MTLQIGFLLFPQVQQLDLTGPYDVLASLPDVKVHLVWKDLVPVTASTGLVLKPTTTFDDCPKLDVICVPGGSGVGPLMEDDETLAFLKAQAATARYVTSVCTGALVLGAAGLLKGKRATTHWAYHELLAPLGAIAVKDRVVRDGNLLTGGGITAGIDFALTLAAELFDRDTAELVQLQLEYAPAPPFQAGSPETAPAGVLREARERAAGSLKLRGEITQRAAAKLER from the coding sequence ATGACCTTGCAGATCGGCTTTCTGTTGTTTCCACAGGTGCAGCAACTCGACCTCACCGGCCCTTACGATGTGTTGGCGTCGTTGCCGGATGTGAAGGTGCATCTGGTCTGGAAGGATCTGGTGCCCGTCACGGCCAGTACCGGCCTGGTGCTGAAGCCGACCACTACTTTCGATGATTGCCCGAAGCTGGATGTGATTTGCGTGCCCGGCGGCAGCGGGGTCGGGCCGCTGATGGAAGATGACGAAACCCTGGCGTTTCTCAAGGCCCAGGCCGCGACGGCGCGTTATGTCACCTCGGTGTGCACTGGAGCGCTGGTACTGGGCGCAGCGGGTTTGCTCAAGGGTAAACGCGCGACCACGCACTGGGCCTATCACGAGTTGCTGGCGCCTTTGGGGGCGATTGCGGTGAAGGACCGGGTGGTGCGTGACGGCAATCTGCTGACCGGGGGTGGTATCACGGCGGGTATCGACTTTGCCCTGACCCTGGCCGCCGAGCTGTTCGACCGGGACACCGCCGAGCTGGTGCAATTGCAGTTGGAATACGCGCCGGCTCCGCCGTTTCAGGCGGGCAGTCCGGAAACGGCGCCGGCCGGGGTTCTGCGGGAGGCTCGTGAGCGGGCTGCGGGTTCGTTGAAATTGCGCGGGGAAATCACCCAACGTGCCGCAGCGAAACTGGAACGCTAA
- a CDS encoding aminoglycoside phosphotransferase family protein produces the protein MSESSTFDPWLQRWALVPDGEPIFTPGSHLLPVRRGDVPAMLKIAVDAEEKFGNLLMTWWDGDGSARVYAHHGDGLLLERAMGKCSLMHMALNGQDDEASRILCATLAHLHAPRPTPPPPLVPLKPWFASLRVAAGQKGAAYSLSLATAEALLADPQDEVVLHGDMHHDNVLDFGPRGWLAIDPKRVIGERGFDYANLICNPDLPTATDPRRFQRQIEVVAEASGLERRRLLQWVLAFAGLSAAWFLEDDDLAAAESQLQVAKLAACSLSA, from the coding sequence ATGAGTGAAAGCAGTACCTTCGACCCCTGGCTGCAGCGCTGGGCATTGGTGCCGGACGGTGAACCCATCTTCACCCCCGGCAGCCATTTGCTGCCGGTGCGCCGGGGCGATGTGCCGGCCATGCTGAAAATTGCCGTCGATGCCGAGGAGAAATTCGGCAACCTGTTGATGACCTGGTGGGACGGCGACGGCAGTGCCCGGGTTTACGCGCACCATGGCGACGGTCTGCTGCTGGAACGGGCCATGGGCAAGTGCTCGCTGATGCACATGGCCCTCAACGGGCAAGACGACGAGGCCAGCCGGATTCTGTGCGCGACGCTGGCACACCTGCATGCCCCCAGGCCGACACCTCCACCGCCGCTGGTTCCCCTGAAACCCTGGTTCGCTTCGCTGCGAGTGGCCGCCGGGCAGAAGGGCGCAGCCTATTCCCTGAGCCTGGCAACCGCCGAAGCCTTGCTGGCCGACCCGCAGGACGAGGTGGTGCTGCACGGCGACATGCATCACGACAACGTGCTGGATTTCGGCCCTCGCGGCTGGCTGGCCATCGACCCCAAACGGGTGATCGGCGAGCGTGGCTTCGATTACGCCAACCTGATCTGTAATCCCGACCTGCCCACGGCCACCGATCCCCGGCGCTTCCAGCGACAGATCGAAGTGGTCGCCGAAGCCTCCGGGCTTGAACGGCGCCGCCTGTTGCAATGGGTACTGGCCTTTGCCGGTTTGTCGGCGGCCTGGTTCCTTGAAGACGATGACCTCGCGGCAGCAGAGAGCCAGCTGCAGGTCGCGAAACTGGCGGCCTGCAGCCTGAGTGCCTGA
- a CDS encoding SRPBCC family protein, which translates to MKPVPNSFERKIILKSPRSHVWRALVDAEAFGQWFGVALEDRRFIAGEWTQGQVTYPGYEHVLWNVLVERVEPQQLFSFRWHPYAVNPKIDYSQEPTTLVKFELEDTTGGTLLKVSESGFAHIPDIRQKEAYYMDSRGWEEQLGRLEHFLAESAKARERENE; encoded by the coding sequence ATGAAACCAGTACCCAATAGTTTTGAGCGCAAAATAATACTCAAATCGCCGCGCTCCCATGTCTGGCGTGCTCTGGTTGACGCGGAGGCGTTCGGTCAGTGGTTCGGCGTGGCGCTCGAGGACAGGCGGTTCATCGCCGGCGAGTGGACCCAGGGGCAGGTCACGTACCCCGGTTACGAACACGTGTTGTGGAACGTGCTGGTGGAGCGGGTTGAGCCGCAGCAGCTGTTTTCCTTCCGCTGGCACCCCTATGCGGTCAATCCCAAGATCGACTACTCCCAGGAACCGACCACGCTGGTCAAATTCGAACTGGAAGACACCACGGGCGGCACCCTGCTCAAGGTCTCCGAGTCAGGTTTCGCGCACATTCCCGACATACGCCAGAAGGAGGCGTATTACATGGACAGCCGTGGCTGGGAAGAGCAACTGGGCCGACTCGAGCACTTTCTCGCTGAAAGCGCCAAGGCCCGCGAGCGCGAGAATGAGTGA
- a CDS encoding lysozyme inhibitor LprI family protein yields the protein MHVRNFLALTPFLFTPLAHALDCDNAADQTTMNQCAAQQQAAADKELNALYQQITTRLKGNPDGKKLLLKAQRSWLAFRDAECEFSASGVSGGSVYPLIYGNCVTQLTKARVETFKTYLKCQEGDLGCPVPGV from the coding sequence ATGCATGTACGCAATTTTCTGGCCCTGACACCCTTCCTGTTCACCCCGCTGGCTCATGCCCTGGACTGCGACAACGCCGCCGATCAGACGACGATGAATCAGTGTGCGGCGCAGCAGCAGGCCGCAGCAGACAAGGAGTTGAACGCGCTGTATCAGCAGATCACCACGCGGCTCAAGGGCAATCCCGATGGCAAGAAACTGCTGCTCAAGGCGCAGCGGTCATGGCTGGCGTTTCGCGATGCCGAGTGCGAGTTCTCGGCGTCCGGGGTGAGTGGTGGCAGTGTTTATCCGCTGATTTATGGCAATTGCGTGACGCAATTGACCAAGGCGCGGGTGGAGACGTTCAAGACTTACCTGAAGTGCCAGGAGGGGGATTTGGGGTGTCCGGTGCCGGGGGTTTGA